A region from the Acipenser ruthenus chromosome 13, fAciRut3.2 maternal haplotype, whole genome shotgun sequence genome encodes:
- the LOC117417888 gene encoding astacin-like metalloendopeptidase — translation MLSLVGNVMWRLLWLCFTHFLIFVTVSKASPIQRSFAVPQPRQALVLQDKPVQEDPIIEINKNILRSLTPDQSFLIDGDIIFSSSRSAVADDLLKWPKSEDGYVRVPYAIADYPAEYLGKFEEAFQDFHKYTCVRFVPMKDESDFISIHQLNGCYSNVGRKGGMQLVSLDVKCMQSGKGTIIHEFIHALGFWHEQARSDRDRFVTISWANIWTGFENNFMLVGDSRNFVDYDYSSIMHYSKRAFSKDGKDTIVPIQNAEIGQRIGMSPLDIKKINLLYQCAPGKYQPLSVDSEHMMDVQTPNPVSPSKPVLSTTTSKTAVLSPAGLQKLRRTLESFSCDFESGLCGWTLSGDTLNWTLHSGSVLSVGTGPSHDFTLGHCNASREGNYLYLEATYPNKTAVLISPMLRGPQCLSFMYHMYGQNMGSIAVYKRLNNSTEPEELLWSEKGNKGTLWLYGSVNITAQDSTRYQLLFKGTTGSGYSSDAALDDIHIQKECYTYNEMMICAAAMPS, via the exons ATGCTGTCGCTGGTCGGAAACGTTATGTGGCGGCTTCTCTGGTTATGCTTTACGCATTTTCTCATTTTTGTGACAG TTAGCAAAGCGAGTCCCATACAAAGGAGTTTTGCTGTTCCTCAACCCCGTCAGGCGCTCGTGCTGCAGGACAAACCAGTACAGGAGGATCCCATTATAGAAATTAACAAGA ATATTCTCCGAAGCCTGACTCCAGACCAGAGCTTTTTGATTGATGGCGATATTATTTTTTCG tcTTCTCGAAGTGCAGTAGCAGATGATTTGCTTAAGTGGCCAAAGTCCGAGGATGGTTATGTGCGAGTCCCTTACGCCATCGCTGATTATC CTGCAGAGTACTTAGGAAAGTTTGAGGAGGCTTTTCAAGATTTCCACAAATACACCTGCGTCCGCTTTGTTCCCATGAAGGATGAGAGTGACTTTATATCAATTCATCAGTTAAATGG CTGTTACTCGAATGTTGGACGGAAAGGTGGGATGCAGTTGGTTTCCCTTGATGTCAAGTGTATGCAGTCAGGAAAGGGAACGATCATACATGAGTTTATCCATGCACTGGGGTTCTGGCACGAGCAGGCTCGTAGTGACCGGGATCGGTTCGTCACAATCAGCTGGGCTAATATCTGGACTG ggtttgaaaataattttatgcTGGTTGGAGATTCAAGAAATTTCGTAGATTATGATTACAGCTCTATTATGCACTATTCAAA ACGTGCTTTTAGCAAGGATGGAAAAGATACTATTGTACCAATACAAAATGCTGAGATCGGACAAAGAATTGGCATGAGTCCCTTGGACATTAAGAAAATCAATTTATTATACCAATGTGCTCCAG GGAAGTACCAGCCTCTATCCGTTGACTCAGAACACATGATGGATGTTCAAACCCCAAATCCAGTAAGCCCCTCTAAACCAGTGCTCTCGACCACTACTTCAAAAACAGCTGTTCTGTCACCCGCTGGGCTCCAGAAATTGAGGAGGACCCTGGAATCCTTTTCTTGTGACTTTGAAAGCGGGCTCTGTGGCTGGACACTGTCTGGGGACACCCTTAACTGGACCCTTCATAGTGGCTCGGTCCTGTCTGTGGGAACAGGGCCCAGTCATGATTTTACCTTGGGCCACTGCAATGCCAGCCGTGAAG GAAATTATCTGTACCTAGAAGCCACATATCCTAATAAAACAGCAGTCCTGATCAGCCCCATGCTCCGTGGACCACAGTGTTTGTCTTTCATGTACCACATGTATGGGCAGAACATGG GAAGTATTGCTGTATATAAGAGACTGAATAATTCCACGGAGCCTGAGGAGCTCCTGTGGTCCGAGAAGGGAAACAAAGGTACATTGTGGCTTTACGGCTCAGTCAACATTACTGCCCAGGACTCTACAAGATACCAG CTTCTTTTTAAAGGGACGACTGGAAGTGGATACTCGAGTGATGCAGCCCTCGACGATATCCATATCCAGAAGGAATGTTACACGTATAACGAGATGATGATCTGTGCAGCTGCGATGCCATCTTGA